In the genome of Actinomycetota bacterium, one region contains:
- a CDS encoding RES family NAD+ phosphorylase yields the protein MIYDPALLDVLEECPRVSFRGEVWRHMLGDAPPVKPNMRGARWNPPDVAALYASLDRETAIAEGDHLLSMQPLRPTAARRLYAMRAELGDVLDLRDEQLLLRLGVDADDLSGTDFSACQMVGGAAAWLGIEAIIVPSARADGGNLVIFVRAQDADSALEIRIDEALP from the coding sequence GTGATCTACGATCCGGCCCTTCTGGATGTCCTCGAGGAATGTCCGCGGGTTTCGTTCCGAGGCGAGGTTTGGCGACACATGCTCGGAGATGCGCCGCCCGTGAAACCGAACATGCGGGGCGCGCGATGGAACCCTCCCGACGTAGCCGCTCTTTATGCGAGCCTTGATCGCGAGACGGCGATTGCCGAGGGTGATCATCTCTTGAGCATGCAGCCGCTGAGGCCGACCGCCGCGAGGCGGCTCTACGCGATGCGGGCCGAGTTGGGAGATGTGCTTGATTTGAGGGACGAACAGCTCCTACTCCGACTCGGGGTAGACGCGGACGACCTGTCGGGCACGGATTTCTCGGCGTGTCAGATGGTTGGTGGCGCGGCGGCCTGGCTGGGCATTGAGGCAATCATCGTTCCTTCTGCGCGCGCTGATGGCGGCAACCTTGTCATATTCGTGCGTGCTCAAGACGCGGATTCGGCACTTGAGATTCGGATCGATGAAGCTCTGCCGTAA
- a CDS encoding antitoxin Xre/MbcA/ParS toxin-binding domain-containing protein, with translation MSALAQRIDKITGVIKARDIAQLLDTTPQTVSRWRTSRAAPQRASLERLLSLEWLIDQLREFYEPDAARLWLFSPHPLLRGLRPVDKIRDGAIDEVLALIAQLQDGAYV, from the coding sequence ATGTCGGCACTTGCGCAGCGAATCGACAAGATCACGGGAGTGATCAAGGCGCGCGATATCGCACAACTTCTCGACACAACTCCGCAGACTGTTTCTCGATGGCGAACGAGTAGGGCGGCACCGCAAAGAGCAAGCTTGGAGAGGCTTCTCAGCTTGGAGTGGCTCATCGACCAACTGCGGGAGTTCTACGAGCCCGACGCAGCGCGACTCTGGCTGTTTTCTCCCCATCCTCTGTTGCGCGGATTGCGACCGGTAGACAAGATTCGCGACGGAGCTATCGACGAGGTGCTGGCGCTGATTGCTCAACTTCAAGACGGCGCCTACGTCTAG
- a CDS encoding SDR family NAD(P)-dependent oxidoreductase, protein MSLQMFSLEGKTALVTGASRGIGAAIARAFAAAGADVALAARSTGDIDLLAGEIESTGRKAIAITTDVTQPDQVRACVARAVESLGSVDILVNNAGGTKFMSPAVDTRIEGWKKAISLNLDSVFFFCQEAGRHMLERGSGSVINISSVAGVSAAPGLSYYAAAKHGVIGLTKTLAVEWGHTGVRANSICPGWIKTDLNKTYWTNEESARAFVTGVPMQRWGEVEDITGAAIWLASDAAAYVTGATIMIDGGQTV, encoded by the coding sequence ATGAGCCTGCAGATGTTTTCGCTGGAGGGCAAGACCGCGCTGGTGACCGGTGCCTCGCGCGGCATCGGCGCCGCGATCGCGCGCGCGTTCGCGGCGGCCGGCGCCGACGTGGCGCTTGCCGCGCGCTCGACCGGCGACATCGACCTCCTCGCGGGCGAGATCGAATCCACCGGGAGAAAAGCGATCGCCATCACCACCGACGTCACTCAACCCGACCAGGTGCGCGCGTGCGTGGCGCGCGCCGTCGAATCGCTCGGCTCCGTCGACATCTTGGTCAACAACGCCGGCGGCACGAAGTTCATGTCGCCCGCCGTCGACACTCGCATCGAAGGCTGGAAGAAGGCGATCTCGCTGAACCTCGATTCGGTCTTCTTCTTCTGTCAGGAGGCGGGGCGCCACATGCTCGAACGCGGCTCGGGATCGGTGATCAACATCTCATCGGTGGCCGGCGTCTCGGCCGCGCCGGGGCTGTCGTATTACGCAGCCGCCAAGCACGGGGTGATCGGGCTGACCAAGACGCTCGCCGTCGAATGGGGTCACACGGGTGTGCGCGCGAACTCGATCTGCCCGGGCTGGATCAAGACCGACCTCAACAAGACCTACTGGACCAACGAGGAGTCCGCGCGCGCCTTCGTTACCGGCGTGCCGATGCAGCGCTGGGGCGAGGTCGAGGACATCACCGGCGCCGCGATATGGCTCGCTTCGGACGCCGCGGCATACGTCACCGGCGCCACCATCATGATCGACGGCGGGCAGACGGTCTGA
- a CDS encoding helix-turn-helix transcriptional regulator: MRKQDRGTQREHLQAVLREARLQPGLTQPELARRIGRPQSFVSKYESGERRLDILELRQICQALGLSLTTLVRRLEKLLA; this comes from the coding sequence GTGCGCAAGCAGGATCGAGGTACTCAACGCGAACATCTTCAAGCCGTGTTGCGAGAGGCACGGTTGCAGCCGGGCTTGACCCAGCCGGAACTTGCACGACGGATCGGCCGTCCACAGTCGTTCGTGAGCAAGTATGAGTCCGGCGAGCGCCGTCTCGACATCCTGGAGCTGCGCCAGATCTGTCAGGCCCTCGGGCTATCACTCACGACGCTGGTCCGCCGCCTCGAGAAGCTGCTTGCGTAG